The archaeon BMS3Bbin15 genome contains the following window.
AGATTTGACAAGATTCTACTTGTCCAGGCCCCAGATGAGAAGGCAAGAAGAGAGATATTTAAGGTTCATACGAGAGGCATGCCACTTAAAGATGATGTTAATCTCAAAGAGCTTGCAAAAGAGACAGAAAGCTTCTCAGGTGCAGATATAGAGGCTCTATGCAGGGAAGCTGCTCTACTGGCCATGAAAGAGGCTATAAAGAATGAGAATGAAAATCTGGATGACAAGAATGTGGAGAGAAGACACTTCAAGAAAGCTCTCAAACATGTAAGGCCAAGCACAACACCTGAGATGATAAAGAGTTATGAGCAGTTTTTAAGAAGGTATGAAAGCAGAGAACTTGAGAAGCTTGTGTATATGGCATAGATTCTAATAGAACATCTTTTTCAATCTTTTAATTCTCTCCTCAGTTGGCGGATGTGTTGAGAATAGTTTTGCCATAGCCACCTTTTTGAATGGATTCACAATAAACATATGAGCCGTTGACGGATTGGCATTTTTCATCGGATTCCTTGCCACTCCCTTTTCAAGTTTT
Protein-coding sequences here:
- a CDS encoding hypothetical protein (protease HtpX homolog), which produces MKNANPSTAHMFIVNPFKKVAMAKLFSTHPPTEERIKRLKKMFY